The sequence GTAGGACATTTGCATACCTCCTTTTATCTCTTTACAACAGGAATCCACATTTCACCAAATATCAAACCGTTTCGCTGTCCCATTTCAACCGTTGCATTTGGCCCGCCCACGTAGGCGAAATTCTTAACTTTCGGCAAAACTTGACCAAAGGCAAGGCCAGCAAGCTTATTGTTCAGTTCATCAGCCGTCTTCTCTTCCCCTTTAACAACCAAATAATCCCCCTTCGGAAATTGGATCACTCTGGCTTCTTCTGGTGCCGCTGCCTCTGTCATGACGCCAGCATAATGCATCATCTTGTTATTCACCGCTTCGTTTACGGCAAAAATGTAGTCATTGGTGGCGATAGCTTTTAAAGATTCAAGTCTGCCATCTTGGCTTACGGCCTGCCAAAAGTCTGATTTTTCCTTATTTATGCCAGCATAGTCTGTGTAATCGCTCTTAAGCTCAGTTCCTAATCCTAATACGATAAAGCTGTCTTTCTGTTCAAGTGTATAATCTGCCATATTCAGAACCGCCTCTTTTTTAAATTAATCAAATGCTTGTCTTCATCACTTGATATGTATATCATAGCCTTAAATCATGTCAAAAAATGATACTGTTTAGGAGTCCCAATGAAAAAAGTTGAACGGATTAATATCATCATGCGGTATATCAACAATCGCGCCCACTTTACCATTTCCGAAATTATGCAAGAATTTAATATCTCTCGTTCGACAGCCTTTAGAGATATCAGAGAAATTGAGGCCATGGGGATGCCACTTGTCGCTGAAGTTGGAAGGGATGGGGGTTATTTTGTCATGCACAACTCTGTCCTTCCTGCTGTTCGTTTTACCGATAATGAGGTCAAAGCTCTTTTTATTGCCTTTATGGCCACAAGAAATCAACAACTCCCCTATCTAAAGAGTC comes from Paenibacillus sp. 19GGS1-52 and encodes:
- a CDS encoding GyrI-like domain-containing protein, with product MADYTLEQKDSFIVLGLGTELKSDYTDYAGINKEKSDFWQAVSQDGRLESLKAIATNDYIFAVNEAVNNKMMHYAGVMTEAAAPEEARVIQFPKGDYLVVKGEEKTADELNNKLAGLAFGQVLPKVKNFAYVGGPNATVEMGQRNGLIFGEMWIPVVKR